The following are encoded in a window of Cycloclasticus pugetii PS-1 genomic DNA:
- the rpmG gene encoding 50S ribosomal protein L33 → MRDKIKLVSSAKTGHYYTTTKNKRNMPEKMEIKKFDPTIRQHVMYKEAKIK, encoded by the coding sequence ATGAGAGATAAAATTAAATTAGTTTCAAGCGCTAAAACAGGCCATTACTACACAACAACAAAAAACAAACGTAATATGCCAGAAAAAATGGAAATCAAAAAGTTTGATCCAACCATTAGACAGCATGTTATGTATAAGGAAGCTAAAATAAAATAA
- a CDS encoding Rieske (2Fe-2S) protein codes for MEIIQKDGVEYVAAVEVETLASLSSRAFEVDLGDKGACSGFFVREQDMTLRAYKNNCPHTGAPLNWMPDQFLSRTGLYIQCSIHGAMFKTQDGECFAGPCNGKWLKALSFIEKDGMSYIALLDLEKSPSI; via the coding sequence GTGGAAATAATACAAAAAGATGGTGTTGAATATGTGGCTGCGGTTGAAGTTGAAACGCTAGCAAGCCTAAGTTCCAGAGCATTTGAAGTCGACTTGGGTGATAAAGGTGCTTGCAGTGGTTTTTTTGTGCGCGAGCAAGACATGACGCTGAGAGCGTATAAGAATAACTGTCCCCATACAGGGGCGCCATTGAACTGGATGCCAGACCAGTTTTTAAGCCGAACTGGTTTATATATTCAATGCTCTATTCATGGGGCGATGTTTAAAACACAAGATGGCGAGTGTTTTGCTGGGCCATGTAACGGGAAGTGGTTAAAGGCATTGAGCTTTATTGAAAAAGACGGAATGTCTTATATTGCATTACTTGATCTCGAAAAAAGCCCGTCAATTTGA
- a CDS encoding cyclic nucleotide-binding domain-containing protein, whose amino-acid sequence MSVRPHQDNQHILRKFIPLNTLPSGHFSTICNECLIEECDKGTVLFEQGDDAKEFIYLISGMISLFAGEMEMETIVTGSEVARFAIAHQLPRKVRAVTKSKARIVRVPTYMLDMDNPEDNGQTYLVDDVEDHSGDWMTTMLQSPVFQRLPASNLQKVMMQMEEVAFEPGEVVVKQGDEADFYYIIKTGSCELIRQPSEGARLIKLGELHSCDAFGEDALLSGNPRNVTVQMKGKGQMLRLSKANFIKLVKEPVLQYVNFQEGQEKVSAGANWLDVRGVDEYVDDHIDGSVNIPFFSLRMKIAELRHDQLQVLVCSNGRTSEAAAFLLLKFGFNALILKGGIASRSTSKSKKKAPELSLKEVPLSAVATTSNENQGATVSNADSLNAKQLEEAQRKIAELEKLCAQSNERSNKLELERRGLQQQYEQQAALVAELQLSSKRVSDELLALRNGHGDREVEMSQALLAEKEAGLQLSKELEDKALALDKAQQAMESSRESLSLLGEDIKAKDKELDELKRTISDINTREAETTTTFKETLAMAKQEAIELRNQKKALEEKVEATEREMGGLLKSQTKLEEENKQRINDKEAANLEKDNQIQQLNSQLSEMRSTIKSSGQLQTQLESQLSQTRHELEQLKEKQNDAIEKNKAEADARRQELESDINALTQQVEEKDTALEKQTEALGVLAETCESLKEKSRGYDQTLHEKTTKLEALTKVLETAEKKLEAFSQEREDLESAVLEKDTLLAEWREQSVAMNAEEAALEEKLAQSDSHLSNVLAEKTVLAEQLNELRELTDELKSNEDNYLTEVDSLKQQKSQAEKALAESLNESEARTEQFEKEAIKLRQQVIALESSLSEISSGKESLESELKKRLAEAQNDAKVALTTQQDVELQLNREVSEKEAIQKSLIALEKQLAQRQGEQQQLSKQLDESQEKLEELREGGEAEVLRLTKLLQQAESKLQERNVEFNSLTKEKEGDVRQLQQKADMLEAELDMLQRAEAESAQELNKLASEKEAAEQASLVTKSQLDSLLIEQQKVTAELSQERQETKMIIQEKDAKNAKLADSLEQLKGQLKALEESLLEQTRQLDEAHVQQLDKLDTELKKVKQQQELSEGQLMSVQAEKEELQQKLFDAEAVLSSATGDQRELLVQLEKARNESVELTRTVELKQTEMDEFVSLKKELEEELLTSKKAHKAMSTLADSAEQRCEELNNALALQVSKQQDKERMFEERLKALENQLQQTENDLQKERIALQKAETNLSSKVGEKEEMRVALSELEQLKLSGDKVVNVSQQKMAELEQSLKSLKVEKEQLIEAHNDADEKTAQLTEQLLTAQNAEKETLKRLDQLMSSLETDKHEKAALEEKLADINNNNNELKHQLEKMERNASSAIESGPAEKRIKELEKQLDEASTMLLDLEIKLETSSSDVVEEPSEEEKNALKALQSELDLVREQTEKDIQAMQLKVENSEKMNLALKKKILTMQTLANQEVLPEKTQKEKKKGWWK is encoded by the coding sequence ATGAGCGTGAGACCACATCAAGATAACCAACATATTTTAAGGAAATTTATTCCTTTAAACACCTTACCAAGCGGCCACTTTTCGACTATTTGCAATGAATGTCTTATTGAAGAGTGCGATAAGGGAACGGTGTTATTTGAGCAAGGGGATGATGCTAAAGAGTTTATCTATTTGATCAGCGGAATGATTAGCTTATTTGCCGGTGAGATGGAAATGGAAACCATCGTAACAGGTTCGGAAGTGGCGCGTTTTGCAATCGCCCACCAATTGCCCCGTAAAGTTCGAGCAGTGACGAAATCTAAAGCGAGGATTGTGCGAGTTCCTACTTATATGCTGGATATGGATAACCCCGAAGATAATGGGCAAACCTATTTGGTAGATGACGTTGAAGACCATAGTGGCGATTGGATGACAACGATGTTGCAATCGCCGGTCTTTCAACGGTTGCCCGCATCAAATTTACAAAAAGTAATGATGCAGATGGAAGAGGTCGCTTTTGAACCGGGTGAGGTTGTTGTTAAACAAGGGGATGAGGCGGATTTTTATTACATCATTAAAACAGGTAGTTGTGAATTGATACGTCAGCCTTCTGAAGGTGCGCGGTTAATCAAGTTGGGTGAGTTACATAGCTGTGATGCTTTTGGCGAAGATGCGCTGCTATCAGGCAACCCAAGGAATGTAACGGTTCAAATGAAAGGCAAGGGGCAAATGCTTCGCCTATCAAAAGCTAACTTCATCAAGTTGGTTAAAGAGCCAGTATTACAATATGTAAACTTTCAAGAAGGGCAGGAAAAAGTCAGTGCGGGTGCTAATTGGTTAGATGTAAGAGGGGTCGATGAATATGTTGATGATCATATTGACGGCAGTGTAAATATCCCCTTCTTTTCGTTACGAATGAAAATCGCTGAATTGCGTCACGATCAATTACAAGTATTGGTCTGCTCCAATGGTCGAACCAGTGAGGCCGCAGCATTTCTACTATTGAAGTTTGGTTTTAATGCGCTGATTTTGAAAGGAGGAATCGCTAGCAGGTCTACCAGTAAGAGCAAGAAAAAGGCACCAGAATTGTCCTTAAAAGAGGTGCCGTTATCAGCCGTTGCGACAACATCAAATGAGAATCAAGGTGCGACGGTTAGTAATGCTGACAGTTTGAATGCTAAGCAGTTAGAAGAGGCGCAACGTAAAATAGCAGAGCTTGAAAAATTATGCGCGCAATCAAATGAAAGGTCTAATAAGCTTGAGTTAGAGCGTAGGGGCTTACAGCAACAATATGAGCAACAAGCAGCCCTAGTCGCTGAGCTGCAATTATCATCAAAGCGTGTGTCAGACGAGCTGCTAGCGCTGCGCAATGGTCATGGTGACCGTGAGGTGGAAATGAGCCAGGCGCTGCTTGCTGAAAAAGAAGCAGGTTTGCAGCTTTCAAAAGAACTGGAAGATAAAGCCCTAGCGCTGGATAAGGCGCAGCAAGCGATGGAGAGTTCTCGTGAATCGCTTAGCCTGTTAGGCGAAGACATTAAGGCGAAGGATAAGGAGCTCGATGAGCTTAAACGAACGATCAGTGATATTAATACTCGAGAGGCAGAAACGACAACAACGTTTAAGGAAACGTTGGCGATGGCAAAACAAGAAGCCATCGAATTAAGAAACCAAAAAAAGGCCTTGGAAGAAAAAGTAGAGGCGACTGAGCGCGAAATGGGCGGGTTACTTAAATCTCAAACTAAACTGGAAGAAGAAAATAAACAGCGGATTAATGATAAGGAAGCGGCTAACTTAGAGAAAGATAATCAAATTCAGCAGTTAAATTCCCAATTGTCTGAAATGCGTTCGACTATAAAGAGCTCGGGCCAGTTGCAAACACAATTAGAGAGCCAACTTTCACAGACTAGGCATGAACTAGAGCAGTTAAAAGAAAAGCAAAACGATGCGATAGAAAAAAATAAAGCAGAGGCTGATGCGCGTCGCCAAGAGCTTGAAAGCGATATAAACGCGTTAACACAACAAGTAGAAGAAAAAGATACAGCGTTAGAAAAGCAAACAGAGGCGTTAGGCGTCTTGGCGGAAACCTGTGAATCATTGAAAGAGAAAAGCAGGGGGTACGACCAAACCCTGCATGAAAAGACAACTAAACTTGAGGCTTTGACGAAGGTATTAGAAACGGCAGAGAAAAAACTTGAGGCGTTTAGTCAAGAACGAGAGGACCTAGAGTCCGCTGTGTTAGAAAAAGATACGCTGTTGGCTGAATGGCGTGAACAGTCTGTTGCAATGAATGCTGAGGAAGCTGCTTTAGAAGAAAAGCTAGCACAGTCGGACAGTCATTTATCGAATGTGTTGGCTGAAAAAACAGTTTTAGCTGAACAGTTAAATGAATTGCGAGAATTGACCGATGAGCTAAAGAGTAACGAAGATAACTACTTAACAGAGGTTGACAGTCTTAAACAACAAAAATCGCAAGCAGAAAAGGCGTTGGCTGAGTCGCTTAATGAATCAGAGGCTCGAACAGAACAGTTTGAAAAAGAAGCGATAAAACTACGTCAGCAGGTGATTGCCCTAGAAAGCTCTCTGAGTGAAATAAGCTCAGGCAAAGAGTCGTTAGAGAGTGAGTTGAAGAAGCGCCTTGCCGAGGCGCAAAATGATGCCAAAGTAGCACTAACAACGCAACAAGATGTTGAGCTGCAACTGAATCGCGAAGTGAGTGAAAAGGAAGCTATCCAAAAAAGCCTAATAGCCTTGGAAAAACAGTTGGCGCAGAGGCAGGGTGAGCAGCAACAATTAAGCAAACAGTTAGATGAATCGCAAGAAAAGCTTGAAGAGCTGCGTGAAGGCGGAGAAGCTGAAGTATTACGTTTAACGAAGTTGCTACAGCAGGCCGAATCAAAACTTCAAGAAAGAAACGTAGAGTTTAATTCGTTGACTAAGGAAAAAGAGGGTGATGTTAGGCAGTTACAACAAAAGGCCGATATGCTTGAAGCCGAGTTGGACATGCTGCAAAGAGCTGAGGCTGAAAGCGCGCAGGAACTTAATAAATTAGCGTCAGAAAAAGAAGCTGCAGAGCAAGCGTCATTAGTCACTAAATCTCAGCTTGATAGTCTGTTGATTGAGCAACAAAAAGTCACCGCAGAGCTGTCTCAAGAGCGTCAAGAAACGAAAATGATCATCCAAGAAAAGGATGCTAAGAATGCTAAATTAGCAGACTCGTTAGAGCAGCTCAAAGGCCAGTTGAAAGCATTAGAAGAGTCATTGCTCGAACAGACGCGACAGCTCGATGAAGCTCATGTTCAACAACTTGACAAGTTGGACACAGAGCTAAAAAAAGTCAAACAGCAGCAGGAGCTTAGCGAAGGGCAGTTGATGTCAGTACAAGCTGAGAAAGAAGAGTTGCAACAGAAACTATTTGATGCAGAAGCAGTTTTATCGAGTGCTACGGGTGATCAACGAGAATTATTGGTGCAGCTAGAAAAAGCGCGCAATGAGTCTGTGGAATTAACACGAACGGTTGAGTTAAAACAAACTGAGATGGATGAGTTTGTATCGCTAAAAAAAGAACTGGAAGAAGAGTTGTTGACGTCTAAAAAGGCGCATAAAGCGATGAGCACTTTAGCGGATAGCGCTGAGCAGCGTTGTGAGGAACTGAACAATGCTTTAGCTCTACAAGTGTCAAAACAGCAAGATAAAGAACGGATGTTTGAAGAGCGGTTAAAGGCGTTAGAAAACCAGCTTCAGCAGACAGAAAATGACCTCCAAAAAGAGCGTATTGCTCTACAAAAAGCGGAAACAAACTTATCTTCCAAGGTTGGTGAAAAAGAAGAAATGCGCGTCGCCTTATCAGAGTTAGAGCAACTTAAATTATCGGGTGATAAGGTTGTTAACGTATCACAGCAAAAAATGGCTGAGCTGGAGCAATCGCTAAAAAGCCTTAAAGTGGAAAAAGAACAGTTGATCGAGGCGCATAATGATGCAGATGAAAAAACTGCTCAGTTAACTGAGCAACTATTAACGGCACAAAATGCAGAGAAAGAAACATTAAAAAGATTAGATCAGCTAATGAGCTCACTTGAGACCGATAAGCACGAAAAAGCGGCCCTGGAAGAGAAGCTGGCGGATATTAATAACAACAATAATGAGTTGAAGCATCAACTTGAAAAGATGGAAAGAAATGCGTCTAGTGCGATCGAGAGTGGTCCAGCAGAAAAACGAATAAAAGAGTTGGAAAAACAGTTAGATGAGGCGTCAACTATGTTGCTGGATCTTGAGATAAAACTAGAGACATCCTCTAGCGATGTAGTAGAAGAACCCAGTGAAGAAGAGAAAAATGCTCTTAAAGCACTTCAGTCAGAGCTAGATTTAGTTCGGGAGCAAACAGAAAAAGATATCCAAGCAATGCAGCTAAAAGTAGAAAATAGTGAAAAAATGAATTTGGCGCTGAAGAAAAAGATCTTGACGATGCAAACGTTAGCAAACCAAGAAGTGCTTCCTGAGAAAACACAAAAAGAAAAGAAAAAGGGCTGGTGGAAATAA
- a CDS encoding DUF6524 family protein codes for MKTNQFSATNFFIRLAIATVLVFASYNPAGLSYYHWVVTKTPDITPLMALAGLILIIGWVIYIRATLRSLGAIGIALAIAFFGTIFWMIVDWGLVPADNIDAVTYIIQCILCFIMTTGMSWSHIRRRMSGQVDADDVDQ; via the coding sequence TTGAAAACAAATCAGTTCTCGGCCACTAATTTTTTCATTCGTTTAGCCATTGCAACAGTACTCGTCTTTGCAAGCTACAACCCCGCTGGCTTATCTTATTACCATTGGGTCGTCACAAAAACACCCGATATAACACCCCTTATGGCACTTGCCGGGCTGATTTTAATAATTGGTTGGGTCATTTATATACGCGCCACTTTACGCTCCCTTGGTGCTATCGGCATTGCCTTGGCAATTGCTTTTTTTGGCACCATATTCTGGATGATTGTTGATTGGGGGCTTGTGCCAGCTGATAACATCGATGCGGTCACTTATATTATTCAATGTATTTTATGTTTTATTATGACAACAGGTATGTCTTGGTCACACATACGTCGTCGTATGAGCGGACAAGTTGACGCCGACGATGTAGATCAATAG
- a CDS encoding DegQ family serine endoprotease, producing MMLRLKQFVLIGLLVLATSLPAHAALPAFIGEKPLPSLAPVLEKVTPAVVNIATRSMVQQHENPLLQDPFFRRFFQLPNTPRKRSTQSLGSGVIVDANKGLIITNHHVIDKADKITVTLRDGRSFNANVVGSDPDSDVAVIQIKADRLTDLHIANSDHLRVGDFVIAIGNPFGLGQTVTSGIVSALGRSGLGIEGYEDFIQTDASINPGNSGGALINLKGELVGINTAILAPSGGNVGIGFAIPSNMAVSLKDQLVKFGKVKRGQLGISVQDLTPELAKAFSLRVKHGVIISQVAANSPAEKARLRPGDIVLSINGKPIKNSASLRNSLGLLTIGDNAKLQILRNGKQLPVSITIAQHEVVSIDGARIHNQLVGVTLSNLSDGDQLYNIKHGVKIADVATNSIAWLNGLRKGDIISQVNRIPVRNILELTNAIKQRRSNSLLLNIQRGNSAFFLLIR from the coding sequence ATGATGTTAAGACTTAAACAATTTGTACTGATCGGTTTATTAGTCCTTGCTACGAGTTTACCTGCGCACGCTGCACTGCCTGCTTTTATAGGCGAAAAACCTCTGCCTAGCTTAGCGCCCGTTTTAGAAAAAGTAACACCTGCTGTTGTTAATATTGCCACTAGAAGTATGGTTCAACAGCACGAAAACCCTCTATTACAAGACCCTTTCTTTCGACGTTTTTTCCAGCTCCCCAACACACCAAGAAAGCGTTCCACGCAAAGCTTAGGTTCAGGCGTCATCGTCGATGCAAATAAAGGACTTATCATTACTAATCACCACGTTATTGATAAAGCCGACAAAATAACGGTGACTTTGCGCGATGGCCGCTCATTTAACGCCAACGTGGTCGGCAGCGACCCTGATTCTGACGTTGCGGTTATTCAAATTAAGGCCGATCGGCTCACCGATTTACACATCGCCAACTCTGACCATTTACGGGTTGGCGACTTTGTTATTGCCATAGGCAACCCGTTTGGCCTTGGGCAAACCGTCACTTCAGGTATTGTTAGTGCGCTTGGCCGCTCTGGCCTTGGGATTGAAGGTTATGAGGATTTTATTCAAACAGATGCGTCTATTAATCCTGGTAATTCTGGTGGCGCGTTAATTAACTTGAAAGGCGAACTGGTGGGGATTAACACCGCCATCCTGGCACCGAGCGGCGGCAATGTTGGTATTGGTTTTGCGATCCCTAGTAATATGGCCGTTAGCCTAAAAGACCAATTGGTTAAGTTTGGTAAAGTCAAACGTGGGCAGTTAGGTATTAGTGTTCAAGACTTAACCCCTGAACTGGCGAAAGCATTTAGTCTTAGGGTCAAACATGGCGTTATTATTAGCCAAGTTGCTGCCAACTCCCCAGCAGAAAAAGCCCGCTTACGCCCCGGCGATATTGTGTTAAGCATAAATGGCAAACCGATAAAAAATAGTGCCAGTTTACGTAACAGCCTAGGACTGCTAACTATTGGCGACAATGCCAAACTACAAATTTTACGTAACGGCAAGCAACTACCTGTCTCTATCACCATCGCTCAACATGAAGTGGTTTCTATCGATGGGGCGCGTATTCATAATCAATTGGTCGGGGTAACACTGTCTAACTTATCTGATGGTGACCAACTGTACAACATCAAACACGGCGTCAAAATTGCCGACGTCGCAACCAACTCTATTGCTTGGCTAAACGGTTTACGTAAAGGTGATATCATTAGCCAAGTAAACCGCATTCCCGTTCGTAACATCCTTGAACTAACCAATGCCATCAAACAACGTAGATCCAACTCGCTACTACTGAATATTCAACGCGGTAATAGTGCCTTCTTTTTACTTATTCGGTAG
- the moaB gene encoding molybdenum cofactor biosynthesis protein B: MPTNSRQFIPLNIAIMVVSDSRTEETDTSGKTLVDRLVDAGHQCAEKVIVIDDIYQIRAKISAWIADPAINAIITTGGTGVTGRDGTPEAVKPLLDKELTGFGEVFRTLSYDEIGTSTMQSRAIAGVANGHYIFCVPGSSGACRTAWDKLISAQLDYRTRPCNLVEVMPRLLEK, encoded by the coding sequence ATGCCCACAAATTCTCGTCAATTTATTCCACTTAATATCGCCATTATGGTGGTCTCAGACTCGCGTACAGAAGAAACCGACACTTCTGGAAAAACACTGGTTGATCGACTCGTCGATGCAGGCCACCAGTGTGCAGAAAAAGTTATTGTTATTGATGATATCTACCAAATTCGCGCAAAAATATCCGCTTGGATTGCCGACCCAGCTATTAATGCCATCATCACCACTGGCGGCACTGGCGTCACTGGCCGTGATGGCACGCCTGAAGCTGTAAAACCTTTACTAGATAAAGAATTGACAGGCTTTGGTGAAGTTTTTCGCACACTTTCATACGATGAAATAGGTACCTCAACCATGCAATCAAGAGCCATTGCTGGCGTTGCTAATGGACATTATATTTTTTGCGTACCCGGCTCATCAGGTGCTTGTAGAACCGCATGGGACAAATTAATTAGTGCACAGCTTGATTACCGCACACGGCCCTGCAATCTGGTTGAAGTAATGCCACGTTTACTAGAAAAGTAA
- a CDS encoding DUF423 domain-containing protein, which yields MKTLPFITLGAFFAFLAVVMGAFGAHAVKGSLSPHYLAVYHTASDYQMWHAIGLILIGVLHQNNPSNLLRIAGWFMLAGMLIFSGSLYILSLTGITILGAITPIGGVALLIAWLLFAYHSFKSK from the coding sequence ATGAAAACCTTACCGTTTATCACCTTAGGGGCCTTCTTTGCTTTCTTGGCCGTAGTAATGGGAGCCTTTGGAGCACATGCTGTTAAAGGCAGCTTATCGCCTCATTATTTAGCCGTTTACCACACCGCTTCGGATTATCAAATGTGGCATGCCATCGGCCTGATTCTCATCGGCGTGTTACACCAAAACAATCCATCTAATTTATTACGCATAGCGGGTTGGTTTATGCTTGCCGGGATGCTAATTTTTTCTGGCAGCCTATACATCCTCAGCTTAACAGGCATCACCATTCTCGGCGCAATCACACCCATTGGTGGCGTTGCCTTGCTCATCGCATGGTTACTGTTTGCCTACCACTCCTTTAAATCAAAATAA
- the pepN gene encoding aminopeptidase N — protein sequence MSTSEQKTIYLKDYTVPEFLISKTELHFDLSADKTLVNSRLNIYRNPDCKKTNPDLVLMGEELTLIDLKVDGERLHPEHYTLDDKTLTIHNPSARFVLEISNHINPSTNTALSGLYKSNTMLCTQCEAEGFRRITWFLDRPDVMSIFSVTMVADKDEYPVLLSNGNRTGSPNIALADNKHAARWHDPFPKPSYLFALVAGDLACLKDSFTTCSGREVALEVYVEEHDLDKTSHAMQSLKNAMRWDEQAFGREYDLDIYMIVAVSHFNMGAMENKGLNIFNTKYVLASEKTATDADFENVEAVIGHEYFHNWSGNRVTCRDWFQLSLKEGFTVFRDQQFTAHQTSEAVKRIKDVNMLRTHQFAEDAGPLSHPIRPSSFVEINNFYTLTIYEKGAEVVRMLHTLLGETGFRKGCDLYFERYDGQAVTTEDFVTALEDANNANFEQFKQWYSQAGTPTVTVTTSYNQNEKTYTVSFEQHNNSPSTQANKEPLAIPIRLGLLDDNGKEFNLHGEQTSTVLELTKAEQSFTFTDINTEPTPSILRGFSAPIKLQQTLSIEQKIHLFQHDKDAFNRWEAGQNCLSYFIFKTIDAIQNHHKVPPLPDELVGTFRAILQQPLADLAYQSLLLSLPSKAYLAEQMSTIDIDALYQAHRIVKQTLASSLQDLWLAHYHANHHVGAGTDSQSIAQRSFKNLCLDYLMALETDEVRSMCIQQFETARNMTDQIAALAELSHLDTSLNVSYFDAFYQQWKNEDLVIDKWFALQACSEKTDALHSVKKLTQHPDFDMKTPNRVRSVIGAFATANPLHFNAIDGSGYEFVADNILLLDSINPQVAARLANSLSHWKKFDSTRQQLIKAQLSRIQAHTPLSKDVSEIVSRSLTA from the coding sequence ATGTCTACTTCCGAACAAAAAACTATTTACTTAAAAGACTATACCGTTCCTGAGTTCCTAATTAGCAAAACTGAGCTTCATTTTGACTTATCGGCTGACAAAACCCTTGTCAATTCTCGCCTCAATATTTACCGTAACCCTGATTGTAAAAAAACTAACCCTGATTTGGTATTAATGGGTGAAGAGCTAACGCTTATTGACCTTAAAGTTGATGGTGAAAGACTTCACCCTGAACACTATACACTCGATGATAAAACACTCACTATTCACAACCCTAGTGCTCGTTTTGTTTTAGAAATCAGCAATCACATCAACCCAAGCACCAATACAGCGCTTAGTGGTTTATATAAATCAAACACCATGCTCTGTACCCAGTGCGAGGCCGAGGGCTTTAGACGTATTACCTGGTTTTTAGATAGGCCAGACGTCATGTCTATCTTTAGCGTCACGATGGTGGCCGACAAAGATGAATACCCCGTTTTATTATCCAACGGCAACCGCACTGGTAGCCCAAACATTGCCCTAGCAGATAATAAACACGCTGCCCGTTGGCATGACCCTTTCCCCAAACCTAGCTATTTATTTGCGCTTGTCGCTGGAGATTTAGCTTGCTTAAAAGACTCTTTTACAACCTGTTCGGGGCGAGAGGTTGCGTTAGAAGTGTACGTCGAAGAGCATGATTTAGATAAGACGTCACATGCCATGCAGTCTTTAAAAAATGCCATGCGTTGGGATGAACAAGCCTTTGGTCGCGAATACGACCTTGATATCTATATGATTGTTGCTGTGAGCCATTTCAATATGGGGGCAATGGAAAATAAGGGCCTCAATATTTTCAACACAAAATATGTTTTGGCCAGTGAAAAAACCGCTACTGATGCCGACTTTGAAAATGTCGAAGCTGTCATTGGCCACGAATACTTCCATAACTGGTCCGGCAATCGCGTTACCTGTAGAGATTGGTTTCAACTGAGTTTAAAAGAAGGCTTTACCGTTTTTCGCGATCAACAGTTTACCGCCCATCAAACTTCTGAAGCGGTAAAACGTATTAAAGATGTCAATATGCTTCGCACACATCAATTTGCTGAAGATGCGGGGCCATTGTCACACCCTATTCGCCCCAGCTCCTTCGTTGAGATCAATAACTTTTACACCCTTACTATCTATGAAAAAGGTGCTGAAGTTGTGCGAATGCTTCATACATTGTTAGGTGAAACCGGCTTTAGAAAAGGCTGTGACTTATATTTCGAACGTTATGATGGACAAGCTGTCACCACCGAAGACTTTGTAACTGCCTTAGAAGATGCGAATAACGCCAACTTTGAGCAATTTAAACAGTGGTATAGTCAAGCAGGCACGCCGACGGTTACAGTAACAACAAGCTATAACCAAAACGAAAAAACCTACACCGTAAGTTTCGAACAACACAATAACTCCCCCTCAACTCAAGCCAATAAAGAGCCTCTAGCCATCCCCATTCGACTGGGTTTACTCGATGACAACGGCAAAGAATTTAACCTGCATGGCGAGCAAACATCAACGGTTCTTGAGTTAACTAAAGCGGAGCAATCATTTACTTTTACTGATATTAATACAGAGCCCACCCCCTCTATACTCCGTGGATTTTCAGCACCGATAAAACTGCAACAAACACTTAGCATTGAACAGAAAATCCATTTATTTCAACATGATAAAGATGCCTTTAATCGCTGGGAAGCAGGACAAAACTGCCTAAGCTATTTTATTTTTAAAACCATTGATGCGATACAGAACCATCATAAGGTACCGCCCTTACCCGATGAACTGGTGGGTACATTCCGTGCCATTTTGCAACAGCCTTTAGCAGATCTAGCTTATCAATCATTATTATTAAGCCTTCCAAGCAAAGCTTACCTGGCCGAACAAATGAGCACTATTGATATTGATGCCTTATACCAAGCACACCGCATTGTTAAGCAAACCTTAGCCTCATCTCTACAAGACCTATGGCTAGCACACTATCACGCTAATCATCACGTAGGCGCTGGCACCGATTCACAAAGTATTGCTCAACGGTCATTTAAAAACCTTTGTCTCGATTATTTAATGGCGTTAGAAACCGATGAGGTTCGTTCAATGTGTATTCAACAATTTGAAACGGCTCGGAACATGACCGATCAAATTGCTGCGCTAGCCGAATTAAGCCACCTCGATACCTCACTCAATGTGAGTTATTTTGATGCTTTTTATCAACAGTGGAAAAATGAAGACCTGGTCATCGACAAATGGTTCGCCTTGCAAGCTTGTTCAGAAAAAACCGACGCATTACACAGCGTAAAAAAGTTAACTCAGCACCCAGACTTCGACATGAAAACACCCAATCGAGTTCGGAGTGTGATTGGCGCTTTTGCCACAGCCAACCCTTTGCACTTTAACGCAATAGACGGCTCTGGGTATGAATTTGTAGCCGATAACATTCTTCTGCTGGACAGCATTAATCCTCAAGTGGCGGCTCGATTAGCTAATTCACTAAGCCACTGGAAAAAATTTGATAGTACGCGACAACAATTGATTAAGGCGCAACTATCGCGCATACAAGCTCATACACCACTGTCAAAAGATGTGTCTGAAATTGTTTCTCGTAGCCTAACCGCTTAA